The following are encoded together in the Oncorhynchus masou masou isolate Uvic2021 chromosome 5, UVic_Omas_1.1, whole genome shotgun sequence genome:
- the LOC135540070 gene encoding 4'-phosphopantetheine phosphatase-like — protein sequence MAAESERVDRSSHSMDKSITLPPNEIFRNLENAKRFAIDIGGSLTKLAYYSTVQHKVAKVRSFDHTAKDTEDDPLYEISMQEEILARLHFIKFENAYIETCLDFIKDHLVNTDTKVIKATGGGAHKFKDLIEKKLKLRVDKEDEMTCLIKGCNFVLKNIPHEAFVYVKHADSEFRFQNTHPDIFPYLLINIGSGVSIIKVESEDTFERVGGSSIGGGTFWGLGALLTKTKRFDELLQLASKGQHTSVDMLVKDIYGGSYVSLGLTGDLIASSFGKSATADKEFSKEDMAKSLLHMISNDIGQLACLYARLHNLTRVYFGGFFIRGHPVTMHTITYSINFFTKGEVQALFLRHEGYLGTIGAFLKGAEEDNPNQYSWGENYAGSSGLMSTSPDLNPMQRARSGTFDMLEMDRLERQLVNLPLLQDPSSYIPDTVDLSEDAHAREYWLYCFEEALDGVVKRAVASQPDLPEAAERAEKFRHKYLHKLQTLRHQPFAYGSLTVRSLLDTREHCLNEFNFPDPYSKIKQRENDMALKYFQKAVKSLEELSWEQRQFALVRGLLAGNVFDWGAKAVSDVLESDPEFGFEQAKRQLEERPWLIDNYDQWLQRLNGPPHKCALFFVDNSGIDIILGVFPFVRELLCRGTEVVLASNSSPALNDVTNNELQILTERIAAMDPVIQSAVKEDRLTLVQSGSSSPCLDLSRLDKVLAGVVRERHTDLVIIEGMGRAIHTNYYALLSCESLKMAVIKNSWLADRLGGKLFSVVFKYEVPLDKKPTTLDHVPVTPS from the exons ATGGCGGCGGAAAGTGAGAGAGTAGACAGGAGTAGTCACAGCATGGATAAAAGCATAACTCTTCCACCCAATGAGATCTTCAGGAATTTGGAAAATGCAAAGAGGTTCGCAATAGACATAG GTGGCTCTCTGACGAAACTCGCCTATTACTCCACTGTTCAACACAAAGTAGCGAAAGTACGGTCATTCGACCATACTGCAAAG GACACTGAGGATGACCCCCTCTATGAGATCTCAATGCAGGAGGAGATCTTGGCTCGCCTTCACTTCATCAAGTTTGAAAATGCCTACATTGAAACCTGCCTGGACTTTATCAAAGACCACCTGGTCAACACTGACACCAAAGTCATCAAAGCCACCGGTGGAGGGGCTCATAAGTTCAAAGATCTCATAGAGAAGAAACTGAAGCTCAG GGTGGACAAGGAGGATGAAATGACATGCCTGATTAAGGGCTGCAACTTTGTGCTGAAGAACATCCCCCACGAGGCTTTTGTCTATGTCAAGCATGCAGACTCTGAATTCCGCTTCCAGAACACTCACCCTGACATCTTCCCTTACCTGCTCATCAACATCGGCTCAGGGGTGTCAATCATCAAG GTTGAATCAGAGGATACATTTGAGCGTGTTGGAGGAAGCTCCATAGGTGGGGGGACGTTCTGGGGCCTTGGAGCTCTGCTCACAAAAACAAAG AGATTTGATGAACTACTTCAGTTGGCTTCGAAGGGGCAGCATACAAGTGTTGACATGCTAGTCAAAGACATCTACGGGGGATCTTATGTGTCCTTGGGCTTGACTGGGGACCTTATCGCAAGCAGCTTTGGAAAATCTGCGACGGCTGACAAAG AGTTCTCTAAAGAAGATATGGCTAAGAGCCTGCTCCATATGATCAGCAATGACATTGGGCAGCTGGCCTGCCTCTATGCCCGGCTCCACAACTTGACCAGGGTCTACTTTGGGGGTTTCTTCATCCGAGGACACCCTGTCACTATGCACACCATCACTTACAGTATCAACTTCTTCACCAAG gGTGAAGTCCAGGCGCTGTTCCTGAGACATGAAGGCTATCTGGGGACTATTGGTGCCTTTCTCAAGGGAGCAGAGGAAGACA ATCCTAACCAGTACAGTTGGGGGGAGAACTATGCTGGGAGCTCTGGCCTAATGAGTAcctctccagacctgaaccccatgCAACGTGCACGCAGTGGAACA TTTGACATGTTGGAGATGGATCGTCTGGAGAGGCAGCTTGTGAATCTGCCCCTGCTGCAGGACCCGTCCTCCTACATCCCAGACACAGTGGACCTCTCAGAGGATGCCCATGCACGGGAGTACTGGCTCTACTGCTTTGAGGAGGCCCTGGATGGG GTGGTAAAAAGAGCTGTGGCCAGCCAGCCTGATCTACCAGAGGCTGCTGAACGAGCGGAGAAGTTCCGGCACAAGTACCTGCACAAGCTGCAAACCCTCCGCCATCAGCCTTT TGCTTATGGATCCCTCACTGTCAGAAGTCTTTTAGACACAAGAGAACACTGTTTAAACGAGTTCAACTTCCCTGACCCCTACTCGAAG ATCAAGCAGAGGGAGAATGACATGGCCCTCAAGTACTTCCAGAAGGCAGTCAAGTCCTTGGAGGAGCTGAGCTGGGAGCAGAGGCAGTTTGCCTTGGTCAGGGGCCTCCTGGCTGGGAACGTCTTTGATTGGGGAGCCAAGGCTGTTTCAGA TGTTCTGGAGTCTGATCCGGAGTTTGGCTTTGAACAGGCGAAACGACAATTGGAAG AGCGGCCGTGGCTTATCGACAACTATGACCAATGGCTCCAGAGACTGAAT GGCCCACCTCATAAGTGTGCATTATTTTTCGTAGATAATAGTGGAATAGACATCATACTGGGAGTCTTCCCATTTGTCAGAGAGCTTCTCTGCAGGGGAACAGAG GTAGTCCTTGCCAGCAACTCAAGCCCAGCTCTGAATGATGTAACAAACAATGAGCTGCAGATCTTGACTGAAAGAATAGCTGCAATGGATCCAGTCATACA GTCTGCTGTGAAGGAGGACAGGTTGACGCTAGTCCAGAGTGGCTCCAGCTCTCCGTGCTTAGACTTAAG CCGTTTGGACAAGGTGTTGGCTGGGGTTGTGCGGGAACGCCACACAGACCTGGTGATCATCGAGGGCATGGGCCGGGCCATCCACACCAACTACTATGCCTTGTTGAGCTGCGAGAGCCTCAAGATGGCAGTCATCAAGAactcctggctggctgaccgACTGGGAGGCAAGCTCTTCAGTGTGGTCTTCAAGTACGAGGTGCCACTAGACAAAAAACCCACCACCCTGGATCATGTTCCTGTGACGCCTTCATGA